The Polynucleobacter sp. MWH-UH35A genomic interval CGACTTTCACGGGAAGCAATGACTAGGCGCTTGGGGGCGGCCGGAAAAGCGGATGAGGGGGTGGAATTCAGGGTTTGGGACATAACATTTAAAATAATCAAAGACCTACACCAATATACTGTGTTTATGAGCTCATCAAATAATTCCTTAGCCAACAAAGCCCAAGCTTGGTCGGCCCGTTTTGCAGAACCCGTTGACGAACTTGTTCAGCGTTATACCGCTTCTATTGGCTTTGATCAACGCTTTGCGATGGTTGATATTGCCGGCTCATTAGCCCATGCCGAAATGCTAGCCAATCAAAAGATCATTAGCACCCAAGATTTGGCTGATATTCAGAAGGGAATGGCTCAAATTAAGAGCGAAATCGAGTCTGGTCAATTTAATTGGCAACTGGCCCTCGAAGATGTGCACCTCAATATTGAAGCCCGTCTCACTGAATTAGTAGGCGACGCTGGCAAACGTTTACATACTGGACGCTCACGCAATGACCAAGTGGCGACTGATTTGCGGCTTTGGTTGCGTGCTAGCGTGGACGACATTGCGGTCACACTCAAATCTTTACGTGTGGCACTTTTAGATTTGGCAGAGAAGTATGCATCGACGATCATGCCTGGCCATACGCATTTGCAAGTAGCGCAACCGATTACTTTTGGCCACCACTTAATGGCCTATTACGAAATGTTTAGCCGTGACGCAAGTCGCTTAACTGACTTGCGCGCCCGCTTTAATCACTTGCCTTTAGGTGCCGCTGCATTAGCAGGAACTACTTACCCAATCGATCGCGAGCAAGTCGCCAAGGCGCTTGGGTTTGATGGCATCTGCAATAACTCCTTGGACGCAGTATCTGATCGTGACTTTGCGATTGAGTTCTGCGCCTTTGCATCGATTTTGATGATGCACATATCGCGCCTTTCTGAAGAGCTCATCCTTTGGTTGAGCCCACGCTTTGGCTTTATTGATCTACCAGACCGCTTTTGCACTGGAAGCTCAATCATGCCGCAAAAGAAGAATCCCGATGTCCCAGAATTAGCTCGTGGTAAGACGGGTCGCGTTTATGGCGACTTGATTTCTTTACTGACGCTCATGAAGGGTCAGCCCCTCGCATACAACAAAGATAATCAAGAGGACAAAGAGCCTTTATTTGATGCGGTAGATACCGTACAAGATACTTTGCGTATTTTTGCCGACATGGTTCCACACATTGAAGTTAAAGCCGAAGTGATGAAGAAAGCTGCCGAAGAAGGTTTTGCAACAGCAACCGACTTGGCTGACTATTTAGTTAAAAAAGGTCTGGCATTTCGTGACGCACATGAAGCAGTAGCGCATGCCGTTAAAGCCTGTGTTGGCAGAAACTGCATGCTGACTGACTTAAGTCTTTCTGAATTGCGTTTTGCCTGCGGTTTAGATAGTCGACCCGAACTGATCGGCGACGATGTGTTTGCGCTACTGACTGTTGATGGCTCCGTCCAATCTCGCCAACATGCTGGCGGTACTGCGCCAGCCCAGGTAATTGCCGCTGTTAAACGGGGTCGCGCAGACCTCTAAAGTGCATGGGGTTTTGGTCCAAACTCTCTGCAGGCATTGATCGTGTAAATCAGCTTCTGGGTAAGGCAGCCAGCATCATGATTTTGCTGTCCTGCGTTGTATCTGCGCTAAATGCCCTGCTGCGCTATGGCCTAGACGTCAGCAACAACTGGCCATTGGAACTTCAGTGGTACCTCTTTGCAGCTGCGGTCATGCTAGGCGCATCCTACACTTTGAGGCGCAATGAGCATGTGCGAGTCGATTTAATTTACTCTCAGCTTTCTGATCGTGGCCGTTTGTGGGTAGACCTTTTTGGCTTCATTCTTTTTTTGATGCCGGCCTGTCTTCTGTTCGCATGGCTCTCATGGACTACGCTCTTTTATCCATCTTGGTTGGTGATGGAGCATTCATTGAATTCTGGCGGTCTCGCACGCTACCCTATTAAATTTGTTGTTCCATTTGGTTTCTTCATGCTCAGCCTGCAAGGAGTTTCAGAAATCATCAAGCGTATCGGCGCCCTTAGAGGCGAGATTACCTTACCAGCTGAAGACCTTCATTACGAAAAGCCCATGCAATGATTCCATTGGAGTGGATGCCGCCCCTCATGTTTGGTGGACTGATTGTCTTTATGCTGATTGGCTTTCCGGTCGCATTCTCGTTGATGGCAGCAGGATTATTTTTCTCCCTGATTGCAATTAGTGAAGGCTTTTTTGGTATCGCATTCTTGCAGGCCATTCCGCAACGCATCTTTGGTAGCGTGCTGGCCAACGATCTACTGCTGGCTATTCCCTTCTTTACCTTTATGGGTGCCATCTTGGAGCGCTGTGGTCTTGCCGAAGAGATGCTGGACTCGATGGGGCAACTTTTTGGACGTATTCGGGGCGGCCTCGGTTACTCCGTCATCATCGTTGGTTTTATATTGGGCGCCATTACTGGCACAGTAGCTGCTCAGGTGATTGCTATGGCGATGATCTCCTTACCAGTGATGATGCGTTACGGCTACAACATGCGCTACGCCACCGGCGTTCTAGCCGCCTCAGGAACCATTACTCAACTGGTACCGCCATCCTTAGTACTCATTGTTTTAGCAGATCAACTCAAGACGCAAAGCGGCAGCGCCGATGTCGGCAGCATGTACCTTGGGGCGTGGGGTCCATCGCTTTTACAAATTGCCCTATTTGCTCTTTACACCTTCTTCCTAAGTCGTGTTCGCCCCGATTATTTGCCGCCAGTGCCAGAAAGCGACCTAACACTCAAGGGATGGGCGCTGTGGAAAAAGTGTCTACTGGGAATCATCCCTTCTGCCGTTCTGATCTTCTTGGTTCTAGGCACCATCATGACTGGCATTGCCACACCCACAGAGTCTGGTGCCATGGGTGCAATGGGTGCACTTTTATTGGCGTGGCTACGTAGAGCTAGCATTCCGAACCTCAAAGGCCTAGTACAAGAGGCTTATCAGAACACCATGCGGATTACTGCGATGGTAGTTTTCATTCTGATTGGCTCTACCTGCTTCTCGGTGGCATTCCAAGGCGTGGATGGCGGCTTTTGGGTTGAAGAGCTGTTTTCTAATTTACCTGGTGGCTGGATTGGCTTTTTGATTGTTGTGAACTTATTTGTTTTTTTCTTAGCCTTCTTCTTAGACTTCTTTGAGATCGCCTTCATCGCTGTACCCATGCTGGCACCAGTAGCAGTGAAGCTACTTTCACCAGTGTTGCTCGAGTCCATGAATGGCAATCCTCAAGCAGCAGCAAGTGCTGCACTGGTTTGGTTCGGTGTCATGCTCTGTGTAAACATGCAAACCTCCTTTATGCATCCGCCATTTGGTTTTGCCCTTTTCTACCTCAGGGGCGTGGCACCCAAAGAGGTGAAGAGCAGTGATATCTATTGGGGAGCCTTGCCCTGGGTTGGCCTGCAATTAATCATGGTTGTTTTGGTGATCGCCTTCCCGTCGCTAGTAACAACTCTTCTGGATAAGCCTGCTGCTGTGATTCAGAGCCAGGACTTTAACTTCACTGGCGAAGAAAATAAACCAGATGCCCCAGCCTCTAAAGTGGATGAGGATGCTCCGGTGACCTTTCAACTGGATAAGCCGGTTAAATAAGCAGCCACATAGCTATTCATAGTGATATCGACAAGCAATTATTACAAGCTGGTCTTTTTCAATTGCATACACTAGCCGATGTGCATCATCGATTCTTCTTGACCAAAATCCTGACAGACTCTCCCTAAGCTCCTCTGGTTTCCCAATACCATCCTGTGGATTTCTTAAGGCATCTTTAATTAAAGAGTTAATACGCTTTAAGGTTTTTTTGTCCTGCCCCTGCCAATACACATAGTCAGACCATGCTGCATTTGTCCACACCAGCCTACTTAGCATCCACCAAGGCCTTTGCTTTGATGTGCCCTTTGCGATATTGCGCCAAAGATTTCTCCAGATGTTTAACGTTAGCGGGAGATTTTAATAAGTGGAGTGTTTCCATCATGCTGTTATAGGTATTCAAAGACATCACTACAGCATCTTCTGCATCTCTGCGCGAGATAACAGCAATGTCACAATCTGCCACTACCTGATCAATTACTTGCTTAAATTGATTTCTTGCGTCAGAAAAATTAATGATCCTCATCATGCCCCCAAACCTGTACAATATATTAGACAAGTATAGAGAGTCTTCTTGCTCTGCGCAAGTAAAAAACCCCGCAAATGCGGGGTTTTAAATATCAAGCTTGTTTCGATCAAAGAGTGATATCACGCTCTTGCCTTACGCAGTCTACGTAGTATTCACTCTTGCCATCGACATTGGCTTTAACCAATCCGTGGATATCCGATTCAAACCCAGGGAACCTCTCATTGAAGTCTCTAGCAAAGTAGAGGTAGTCAATGATGCGTTTATTGAAGCGCTCGCCAGGAATCAGCAAAGGAATGCCTGGAGGATATGGTGTTACCAACATTGCCGTTACGCGCCCCTCGAGTTGGTCAAGTGGTACACGATCAACTTGTTTGTGCGCCATCTTTGCCCATGCCTCTGAAGGCATCATGGCTGGAACCATGTCTGAGGTATACATCTCAGTGGTCATGCGCGCTACATCACGACTCTTATAGAACTCATGAATTTGTTGACAGATATCTTTTAAGCCTACGCGCTCATAGCGTGGGTGTTTGGCAACAAACTCAGGTAGCACTTTCCACAAAGGTGCATTTTTATCAAAGTGGTCTTTGAACTGCTGCAACTCAGTGACAAGCGTATTCCAACGACCTTTGGTAATGCCGATTGTGAACATAATGAAGAAAGAGTACAGACCGCACTTCTCTACAATAACTCCGTGCTCAGCAAGATACTTTGTCACAATGCTCGCTGGAATGCCCATCGAACCAAAGTTACCCTCAATATCTAAACCAGGCGTGACTACTGTTGCCTTAATAGGATCGAGCATGTTGAAGTCTTTGGCTAACTTACCAAAGTCATGCCAAGCAGCGGAAGGCTCTAAGACCCAATCGGAGCGCTCACCAATACCCTCTTCTGCTAAATGATCTGGGCCCCAGACCTTAAACCACCAGTCAGCTCCAAACTTATCATCTACTTCACGCATCGCGCGGCGGAAGTCCATTGCCTCGGCAATAGACTCTTCAACTAGGGTAGTACCGCCAGGAGATTCCATCATGGCCGCCGAGACGTCGCATGACGCAATAATTGCGTACTGAGGACTAGTCGAGGTGTGCATCAAGTAAGCCTCATTGAAACAATCACGATCTAGCTTTGCATCTTCTGCATCCTGCACCAACACCTGGGATGCCTGCGATAAACCCGCAAGCAGCTTATGTGTTGACTGTGTTGCGAACATTAAACTTTTCTTGGTGCGCTTGCGATCCGCTCCGATGGCATGCATATCCTTGTAGAAAGGATGGAAGGCAGCGTGTGGCAACCATGCTTCATCAAAATGCAGAGAGTCGACTTTGCCATCCAGCATCTCTTTGATCATTTCAACGTTGTAAACGATGCCGTCATAAGTGCTTTGCGTCAAAGTCATCACACGGGGTACTACATTCTTATCCTTAATGAATGGATTGGCATCAATCTTCTTCTGAATGTTCTTCCACCCAAACTCTTCTTTCGGAATCGGACCGATGATGCCTAAGTGATTACGGGTAGGCATTAAGAAGATGGGGATCGCACCCATCATGGTGATGGAATGAATAACTGACTTATGGCAATTGCGGTCTACCAATACCACGTCGCCAGGGGCAACAGTGGAATGCCAAACAATTTTGTTTGAAGTCGATGTGCCGTTGGTCACAAAGAACATATGATCTGCGTTAAAGATCCGCGCCGCATTGCGCTCACTCTGCAACACTGGACCAGTATGGTCCAAAAGCTGACCTAATTCTTCTACCGCATTACACACGTCAGCACGCAGCATGTTTTCACCAAAGAACTGATGGAACATACGCCCTACTGGGCTCTTTAGGAATGCAACGCCGCCCGAGTGACCGGGGCAATGCCAAGAATACGAACCTTCAGAGGCGTAGTTAGTTAACGCACGGAAGAATGGTGGCGCCAGAGAATCCAAATACACCTTTGCTTCACGAATAATGTGACGCGCAACAAACTCAGGTGTATCTTCATTCATATGAATAAAGCCGTGTAACTCACGCAAGATGTCATTCGGCATATGACGTGAGGTGCGAGTCTCGCCATACAAGAAGATTGGAATATCTTCATTACGCTTACGTACTTCGGTAATAAAAGCACGTAGGTTATTTAAAGCTGGAAGATCATGATCTTCAGAATCGGAGTCGAATTCTTCATCATCGATCGAAACGATGAAAGTGGATGCACGAGAAGCTTGTTGAGCAAATGAAGTCAGATCACCATAGCTGGTTAAGCCAATAACCTCCATACCCTCATTCTCAATCGCCTCGGCGAGGTCGCGAATTCCTGATCCGGAAATATTCTCGGAACGGAAGTCCTCATCAATAATGATGATTGGGAAACGAAATTTCATAAATACTCCCCTACTAACTTGTCCGATGTATTCGGAACCCACTTATCAAAATTAGTGAGATCAATAACTCGATCCCCATCTGGTAATGCTGTGACTATATCGATGAATGTTGCATTTTGCTGCACATCCCTAGGCAAGTACACATGGCGCGCATACACTTGGTTTGCTAAGCTTTCGTGATAGCCCGTAAAGGTAATCAGTAAATGCCATTGACGCTCAATAGCCGTTTTACCCAAATAGTCCTTTAGGGTGCTTGTCTCATCCACGCTATGCATTGCAGTCCAAGTTAATGAGAACACTGGACTCTCAGAGCGATGTAACTGCAACTCAACTGAGCGGCGATAGCGCTCACCTTCACTGGTCATGCTCTCGGCAATCAACCACAAACGTAATTGCGCCTCCACAATGTGCGAGCTCCGATCATTAGCAACCCGAAACTTAAATGTTTTTACGCCATCATGGCTTCCAACCACAGCCACTTTAGAAAAGCGTACGCCAGCAGTGGGCCTAGTAAAGCGTGCAAAAGCTAAACCTGTTGTCAGAGCAGAGTAAACAATTCCAAAGAAGGCTTCAAAAGTCACAATGGCATTTGGCCAACTACCCACTGGCGTCATGCGACCGTAGCCGATTGTTGCCATAGTCTGTACGCTAAAGAAAAAGACGTCTAGCAAGGAATCAGGACGGGCATGGGTAATAGCGCCTTCGCCACAAGCCAAATACGCTACTGCAAACAAAAGGTTAGTACCTAGATAAACTAAAACAACCAGCAGTAAGAAGCTGGTCCAACTTGTACCAAGCAGCCAGTGATAAAAATCATTTTCTGGTCGCGCCATTTCAGAGCGCGAAAGTGTGGCGCGATATTCGTCTAAGTTAATCCGTGCGGGACGGCGATTAAATAAAAATTTACGCACTGCCGTTACGGCTTAGGTCTTAGGCAGGGTAACGCCCCGCTGACCCTGGTATTTACCGCCACGATCTTTGTAAGACGTACCACATACCTCATCGCTCTCAAAGAAGAGCACTTGAGCGCAACCTTCACCTGCGTATATCTTGGCAGGTAATGGAGTGGTGTTTGAGAACTCTAGCGTGACATAACCTTCCCATTCTGGCTCGAATGGAGTCACGTTTACGATGATGCCGCAACGTGCATAGGTGCTCTTGCCTACGCAAACAGTTAATACACTGCGTGGAATCTTGAAGTACTCCACTGTTCTTGCTAGTGCAAATGAATTTGGTGGAATGATGCAAACATCGCCCTTGAAATCAACGAATGATTGTTCATCGAAATTCTTCGGATCAACGATGGTGCTATTGATGTTGGTGAAGATCTTGAATTCGTCCGCACAACGAATGTCATAGCCATAGCTTGATGTGCCATAGCTGACGATTTTGTTGCCGGCGGCGTCTTGGCGAACTTGCCCAGGTTCAAATGGGCTGATCATGCCTTGCTCGCCCATGCGGCGGATCCAGTGGTCAGATTTAATAGTCATGGCCGAATTGTAAAACCTTCGCCCTTACCTGCCCATGAATTTATTGGGGTTTTTGGGTAAAAACGACCCTCTCGGGAGCGTTATAGATCTCGAAGTGTTTACCAGAGCAGCGGGAGAGGATAGTCAGATTGGTCTTGCGTGCCAACTCGAGGCCCATCAAAGTGATCCCTGACCGAGTCAATAGGAAAGGAATGCCCATCTGAGCACCTTTGATGACCATCTCGGAGGTCAGGCGCCCAGTAGTAAAGAAAATGAGATCCCTCCCGGGTTTATTGGCCAACCACATCAAGCCAGAAATCGAATCAACCGCATTATGACGACCAACGTCTTCAATGAAATGCAGAAGACGTACACCTTCATTGCCGTCTCGCTCAAAAACGGCGCAGGCATGGACCGATCCAGACTTCTTGTAAATCGTGTCATGGATCCGGATTGAGTCAATCAAAGCAACTATTGCCTCCTGGGGCAAGGTTGGGCCTTCGGGAAGCTGGATCTCAGACATCTCTTCAATCAAGCCGCCAAACATCGTGCCCTGACCGCAACCTGTCGTCACGACCCGCTTACTCGTTAGAGCATCTATATCGACCGTGCTTCGGCGGGTTTTCACCGCAGCTGAATCTGTCTCCCAGTCCACCTGGATACTTTCGATATCGTCCGGTGACTCCACTAGGCGCTGATTACGCAAATAGCCCAGAACCAAGGCCTCCGGGGCGCTACCCAAGGTCATCAGCGTCACCACTTCACGCTTATCTAGGTAGATAGTTAAAGGACGCTCACCAGGAATATGCGTCTTTTTGAGACGCCCCATTTCATCCATAACCTCAACCTCATGCACAACAGGCACGGAAGCACAGGTCATCTGAATAGTGGGTTTTGCTGCCATAAATACACTCTCGGGGTCGAACTCAAAGGAAGTTTATCGGGGTTTATAAAGACTTCATGGAGCTTTACTTTAACCGCAGACTAAAATCAGTGCATAAGCCAGCATAATTGGGTGCTGTACCGTATTTAGCTGTTTAACCCCCTAAATTAAGTCCGCATTACATGAGCAGTTCTCAACGCCGCCTTCTTGTTACCTCCGCCCTACCGTACGCCAATGGTCAGATCCATATCGGCCATCTCGTGGAGTATGTTCAGACCGATATTTGGGTTCGCTTTCAGCGCATGCGTGGTCACGAAGTGCATTACGTTGGCGCTGATGACACACACGGCACCCCAATTATGTTGCGTGCTGAAAAAGAAGGTCTCACCCCAAAAGAATTGATCGCCAATGTTTGGAAAGAGCATAAGCGTGACTTTGATAACTTTCTTATTTCTTTTGACAACTACTACACAACCGATAGTCCGGAGAATAAAAAATTATCACAAGATATTTACATCAAGCTACGTGATGCTGGCCTGATTGAGAAGCGTGCAATTGAGCAAGCCTACGATCCAGTGAAAGAAATGTTTTTACCGGATCGCTTTATCAAAGGCGAGTGTCCGAAGTGTGGCGCTAAAGATCAATATGGCGACAACTGTGAAAAATGTGGCGCAACGTATTCCCCTACTGATCTAAAAAATCCTTTTTCAGTAGTCAGCGGTGCAACACCAATTAAAAAAGTTTCTGATCATTACTTCTTTAAATTGTCCGATCCCCGCTGCGAGGAATTTTTACGTGAGTGGACTCAAGTAAAAACACCATTGCAGCCCGAGGCTCGCAATAAGATGAAAGAATGGGTTGGCCAGCCAGGGGAAAGCAAGCTAGGTGACTGGGATATCTCCCGCGATGCCCCATATTTCGGCTTTGAAATTCCCGATGCGCCTGGTAAATACTTCTATGTCTGGCTTGATGCCCCTATCGGCTATTACGCCAGCTTCCTTAACTATTGCCAGGCTAATGGCCTTGATTTTGAAGAGTGGGTCAAGCCTGATACGAGTACTGAGCAATACCATTTCATCGGCAAAGATATTTTGTATTTCCATACTCTCTTCTGGCCAGCAACGTTACAGTTTTCAGGTTATCGCACACCGACTAATGTATTTGCTCATGGCTTTTTAACCGTTGACGGTGAGAAGATGAGTAAGTCACGCGGCACCTTGATTTCTGCCAACAGCGTGATTGAGTGTGGCTTTAATCCCGAATGGTTCCGTTATTACTTTGCAACCAAACTAAACGACAGTATGGAAGATTTAGATTTGAATCTCCAAGACTTTGTTGCGAGGGTTAATAGCGACCTTTTAGGTAAGTACATTAATATCGCAAGTCGTAGCGCCGGCTTCTTAGTCAAACGTTTTGGTGGAATTGTTTCTGACGAAGCAATGAATAATCCTTTGCTAAAAGACATTGCCGCAGCAAGCGAGAAAATTGCTGAACTCTATGAGGGGCGCGAATACGCAAAAGCACTGCGCACGGTGATGGAACTTGCTGATAAGGTAAATGGCTTTGTGGATGAGAACAAACCTTGGGAAATCGCCAAAGATCCAGCACGTGAAGCGGATTTGCAGCGAGTTTGCAGCATAACCCTGGAAGCTTTCCGAATGCTCAGCCTCTATATGAAGCCAGTCATTCCTCAGGTAGCTGCAGGGGTTGAGGAATTCCTATCCTTGGCACCCCTGACTTGGGCAGACATTAATACCCCGCTTTCCAGCAAAAACCCGATCAAGACCTATAAACACCTCATGACCCGCGTGGAAGCCCCACAAATTGAGGCTTTGCTAGCGGCAAACTTGTAAAAATAGCCCTAAAAAGCACCTATAATGAGGGTTGTAGTCCCCAGGTAACTTTTCGAATTAATTTTATAAGTTATTGAATTTATTGAGTATTTTAGGAAATGCCATGGCAAGATATCAATCCGAATTCACCCAGTTCTTAAATGAACTCAAGGCCGAGCGTCCATACCTCGAAGCTGAACAGCAAGCAGGTCGCGCCCTACTTTGGGACAAAGAGCCATTGAGCGTAGAAGACCAACGCCGCGCTAAAGCTGCAAAACTCAAACAACGCGCTTACGTGTATTCGAATGACTAATTCTGTAGGTGCATCAGGCAATGAGCCAAGCGCTCAGCCCATGTCTGATTTATTGGATAGCACTCCCTCTGTTACCGATGGCATGTCGGAAGCGTTCGCCAAGCTCTATGGCGAGCCGCTCTTTAAGCTCCCTACCGATCTTTATATTCCGCCTGATGCGTTGGAAGTTTTTTTAGAGGCGTTTGAAGGTCCCTTAGATTTATTGCTGTATCTAATTCGCAAACAGAACTTCAACGTTCTCGATATTCCGATGGCGCAGGTAACTCAACAGTACCTGAGCTATATCGATCAAATTCGTCATCACAATCTTGAGTTAGCCGCCGAATATCTACTCATGGCAGCCATGTTGATTGAAATTAAATCTCGCATGCTTCTGCCAATGAAGAAGGCAGATAGCGAAGAAGAAGTAGAGGATCCGCGTGCTGAATTGGTACGCCGCCTCTTGGAGTACGAGCGCATGAAACTTGCTGCGCAAGAACTTGATCAGATTCCCCAACAAGGTCGTGACTTCCAAGTGGCTCATGGCTATGTTGACACCACTATTGCTATTGCCTGGCCAGACGTCAATGTAGAAGATTTGCAAATGGCGTGGCGTGATGTACTCCATCGCGCCAAACTCACTCAGCATCACACCATTACCCGTGAAGAGCTATCAGTACGCGACTTTATGACACGCATCTTGCGGCGTTTGCAAAGCACCAAGTTCGTAGAGTTCGGTGAGTTATTTGAAGATGCGATCAAGTCTGGCAAAGGTATTCCAGTGGTGATCGTCAATTTCATTGCAATGCTTGAGCTCTCACGTGAAGCATTAGTAGAGATCACACAAGCTGAGCCATATGCACCTATTTACGTGCGCCTTGCCTATACCCCTGTTGCATGAAAATTATTAGCGACATACAAGAATTACGCGACCATTTAAGAGGTCAAAACCGTGCATCGTTTGTACCAACCATGGGAAATCTGCACGAAGGCCACCTTTCATTAATGCGCTTGGCTAGGCAACATGGCGACCCTGTTGTGGCCAGCATTTTTGTGAACCGCTTGCAGTTTGGTCCTAATGAAGATTTTGATAGCTACCCGCGTACCATGCAGGCGGATATCGACAAACTGGAAAAAGAAGGTGTCTACATCCTATTTGCGCCTACTGAGCGGGATCTCTACCCACAGCCACAAGAATATCGAATCGATCCACCACAGCAATTAGGCGACATCCTTGAGGGCGAGTTTCGACCAGGCTTTTTTAAAGGCGTTTGTACGGTTGTTCTCAAACTCTTTTCTTGTGTACAGCCCAAGGTTGCTGTGTTTGGCAAAAAAGATTACCAGCAACTGATGATTATTCGTCAGATGGCTAAGCAGTTTGCTTTACCAGTCGATATCGTTCCTGGTGAGACGATTCGTGCAGAAGATGGTCTTGCCCTTTCTTCACGCAATGGCTACCTATCTGTTGAGGAGCGCGCTGAAGCCCCAGAACTACAAAAGGCATTGAGAGAAGTTCGTGAACACGTTCTTGCACTAAAAGATCGTTCCAGCCAATCCATCTCGGAAATTGAGAGAGCAGCAGTTGCCTCTTTAGCAAAACGCGGTTGGCAACCTGACTATATCGCCATTCGCCAGCAAAGTGATTTAGCACCTGCCTCTAACGAACGCTTGGAAGCCGGTGAGCCCCTCGTTATTCTGACAGCAGCCAAGCTTGGCAAAACTCGCTTGATTGATAACTTAGAGATTTAATTCTCTATCGGTAACACCTGATTATTGGGGCTCTGCAGAGCAACAGCTGAAATAAATAAGCCCACTGAAAAAGCCAATACCAAAGCAGTATCGAAAACGACATTGCCGCTATAAAAATTAATAGCGCCATAATTTGGCCCTAAAAATGGTAGCACCAATGGATATACCAAGGTGTAGACATAACCCGCAGCCAATCCGCCAATAAAACCAAACAGCGCATCAATACTGCCATAACCAATTGCCATCTCAAGGGTGCCGGGACAATAACCCAGCATTCCCACACCAATTCCGAAAAGCAGCCCTCCGACCACAACCCCCACCACATAGAAGGGCTTAACACTCACAACGGCATCACCAAGGCTGTACTCTATAAAAAAGGCCACGCTAGATATTGATAGGGCAAAAAGCAAGATTTGAACTGCTTCAAAATTTTTCAAGACCCCTACAGAGAGAATCTGATCAGAGCAAAACAAATGGGATTTATAGGCCAAGAAAGAAAAGACGAGTCCTGCAATAAAAGCTAGCAACATATCAGCTCTTTTTGTAGAAGAATTTTGTGAAAGCAAAAT includes:
- the argH gene encoding argininosuccinate lyase, coding for MSSSNNSLANKAQAWSARFAEPVDELVQRYTASIGFDQRFAMVDIAGSLAHAEMLANQKIISTQDLADIQKGMAQIKSEIESGQFNWQLALEDVHLNIEARLTELVGDAGKRLHTGRSRNDQVATDLRLWLRASVDDIAVTLKSLRVALLDLAEKYASTIMPGHTHLQVAQPITFGHHLMAYYEMFSRDASRLTDLRARFNHLPLGAAALAGTTYPIDREQVAKALGFDGICNNSLDAVSDRDFAIEFCAFASILMMHISRLSEELILWLSPRFGFIDLPDRFCTGSSIMPQKKNPDVPELARGKTGRVYGDLISLLTLMKGQPLAYNKDNQEDKEPLFDAVDTVQDTLRIFADMVPHIEVKAEVMKKAAEEGFATATDLADYLVKKGLAFRDAHEAVAHAVKACVGRNCMLTDLSLSELRFACGLDSRPELIGDDVFALLTVDGSVQSRQHAGGTAPAQVIAAVKRGRADL
- a CDS encoding TRAP transporter small permease subunit; its protein translation is MGFWSKLSAGIDRVNQLLGKAASIMILLSCVVSALNALLRYGLDVSNNWPLELQWYLFAAAVMLGASYTLRRNEHVRVDLIYSQLSDRGRLWVDLFGFILFLMPACLLFAWLSWTTLFYPSWLVMEHSLNSGGLARYPIKFVVPFGFFMLSLQGVSEIIKRIGALRGEITLPAEDLHYEKPMQ
- a CDS encoding TRAP transporter large permease subunit, with product MIPLEWMPPLMFGGLIVFMLIGFPVAFSLMAAGLFFSLIAISEGFFGIAFLQAIPQRIFGSVLANDLLLAIPFFTFMGAILERCGLAEEMLDSMGQLFGRIRGGLGYSVIIVGFILGAITGTVAAQVIAMAMISLPVMMRYGYNMRYATGVLAASGTITQLVPPSLVLIVLADQLKTQSGSADVGSMYLGAWGPSLLQIALFALYTFFLSRVRPDYLPPVPESDLTLKGWALWKKCLLGIIPSAVLIFLVLGTIMTGIATPTESGAMGAMGALLLAWLRRASIPNLKGLVQEAYQNTMRITAMVVFILIGSTCFSVAFQGVDGGFWVEELFSNLPGGWIGFLIVVNLFVFFLAFFLDFFEIAFIAVPMLAPVAVKLLSPVLLESMNGNPQAAASAALVWFGVMLCVNMQTSFMHPPFGFALFYLRGVAPKEVKSSDIYWGALPWVGLQLIMVVLVIAFPSLVTTLLDKPAAVIQSQDFNFTGEENKPDAPASKVDEDAPVTFQLDKPVK
- a CDS encoding Txe/YoeB family addiction module toxin; this translates as MLSRLVWTNAAWSDYVYWQGQDKKTLKRINSLIKDALRNPQDGIGKPEELRESLSGFWSRRIDDAHRLVYAIEKDQLVIIACRYHYE
- a CDS encoding type II toxin-antitoxin system Phd/YefM family antitoxin, whose protein sequence is MRIINFSDARNQFKQVIDQVVADCDIAVISRRDAEDAVVMSLNTYNSMMETLHLLKSPANVKHLEKSLAQYRKGHIKAKALVDAK
- a CDS encoding arginine/lysine/ornithine decarboxylase translates to MKFRFPIIIIDEDFRSENISGSGIRDLAEAIENEGMEVIGLTSYGDLTSFAQQASRASTFIVSIDDEEFDSDSEDHDLPALNNLRAFITEVRKRNEDIPIFLYGETRTSRHMPNDILRELHGFIHMNEDTPEFVARHIIREAKVYLDSLAPPFFRALTNYASEGSYSWHCPGHSGGVAFLKSPVGRMFHQFFGENMLRADVCNAVEELGQLLDHTGPVLQSERNAARIFNADHMFFVTNGTSTSNKIVWHSTVAPGDVVLVDRNCHKSVIHSITMMGAIPIFLMPTRNHLGIIGPIPKEEFGWKNIQKKIDANPFIKDKNVVPRVMTLTQSTYDGIVYNVEMIKEMLDGKVDSLHFDEAWLPHAAFHPFYKDMHAIGADRKRTKKSLMFATQSTHKLLAGLSQASQVLVQDAEDAKLDRDCFNEAYLMHTSTSPQYAIIASCDVSAAMMESPGGTTLVEESIAEAMDFRRAMREVDDKFGADWWFKVWGPDHLAEEGIGERSDWVLEPSAAWHDFGKLAKDFNMLDPIKATVVTPGLDIEGNFGSMGIPASIVTKYLAEHGVIVEKCGLYSFFIMFTIGITKGRWNTLVTELQQFKDHFDKNAPLWKVLPEFVAKHPRYERVGLKDICQQIHEFYKSRDVARMTTEMYTSDMVPAMMPSEAWAKMAHKQVDRVPLDQLEGRVTAMLVTPYPPGIPLLIPGERFNKRIIDYLYFARDFNERFPGFESDIHGLVKANVDGKSEYYVDCVRQERDITL
- a CDS encoding ion channel; amino-acid sequence: MRKFLFNRRPARINLDEYRATLSRSEMARPENDFYHWLLGTSWTSFLLLVVLVYLGTNLLFAVAYLACGEGAITHARPDSLLDVFFFSVQTMATIGYGRMTPVGSWPNAIVTFEAFFGIVYSALTTGLAFARFTRPTAGVRFSKVAVVGSHDGVKTFKFRVANDRSSHIVEAQLRLWLIAESMTSEGERYRRSVELQLHRSESPVFSLTWTAMHSVDETSTLKDYLGKTAIERQWHLLITFTGYHESLANQVYARHVYLPRDVQQNATFIDIVTALPDGDRVIDLTNFDKWVPNTSDKLVGEYL